TAGCATTGAAAAAAGCAGAGCTGAAAAACCACCTAAAATGCCGACAATTAAATAACTAAATATGCTGGTTTTGACAATTGGAATACCCACCAAGCTAGCTGCAAAGAGATTTTCGGCAATAGCCCTAAAGAATCTCCCCTGATTAGTATGGTAAAGAAGATAAAAAAAGATTAATACGGCAATAATTCCACCTCCTAAAGCAAATAACTGCCCTTTGGATAAAGTAATTAATCCAAAACTCAGAATGCTTCCACCAATCCATTTATAGGGAAAAGAAACTGGAAATCCGTAGTTAATAGAATGGGACATAATATCCATTGCGATCATAGCCATACCCATTGAGGCAATAAAAGAGGCATTAATATCCACATCCGGTGTACTATTGATTTTTCTAAAAATAGGTTCACTTAACATACTTAAGATAATTGAAACAGATAAACCAGCCAGAATAACTAAAAAAATATTGTTGCTGAATTGTAAAACCCACCAGCAGGTATACATAGAAATAACCACAATCTGGGGGTAAGCAAATTGAATGATTTTGGCTACCAAAAGCATTAAATTAAAACCAGTAACCAACAAAACATAAATGCTTCCTAAGGCTAAACCGCTTATTAATTGAGCTATAAATATTTCCATCAATATCTCT
The window above is part of the Atribacterota bacterium genome. Proteins encoded here:
- a CDS encoding branched-chain amino acid ABC transporter permease — encoded protein: MEIFIAQLISGLALGSIYVLLVTGFNLMLLVAKIIQFAYPQIVVISMYTCWWVLQFSNNIFLVILAGLSVSIILSMLSEPIFRKINSTPDVDINASFIASMGMAMIAMDIMSHSINYGFPVSFPYKWIGGSILSFGLITLSKGQLFALGGGIIAVLIFFYLLYHTNQGRFFRAIAENLFAASLVGIPIVKTSIFSYLIVGILGGFSALLFSMLIGSASPWLGEFVALKMLAVSIVAGLGNLKGGLVCGLMLGIIESLAVGYISGSWSNVIAFVVMLIVVLIKPQGLFGTKI